GTGATAATTAAAGCCTGAAAAATAACTGAATTAATATATTGCATTGTTTTCTTTTAGAAGGGAAGGAataaactcataaatatcaaaGCTTTCGTTTGGGTCCAAAATTTGGATTCATTCATGGTCAAgacaaaaaaattccaaaattaaaTTCTGACAAGGGGTGCTTCGTATTATCTTTTTGAACCAATAAACATTTCTTTATAATATCAGTAGACGAGCTTTTCATTAGTCTTCATGAAGTTAATCTAGAGTAGCTAATTAATTTTGTATGGTTATGTGTCTTCAATTTGGGCATCGTAGAATTTCACGTAAATAGAATTAATGAAGGTGCACCCTCTTATATTCAGTTATAAATTattaacggaaaaggctcaaatttGCCATCCAACTATTGGAAATGGCTCATTTTtgtcactcgtcaatagtttggctcatttatcgGAGAATGTCATAATTAATCAAATAGTTTTTGCAGAGACCTTGTGTATAACTACATGTAGCCAAAGATTCTctgaatatttataaatatttgattgtgaATTCAGttattattatgtatttatttgagGTAGTGGATCTGGATCTTCTAAAAGTGTTCCAAGCTGACTTTGTGGAAAAGTATTTTTCCATTCTGCTCGGGTAGCCAGATAGGCTTATCATCACCCTCAATATATCTTGACGTCTTTAATAGAACTCACTAAATCAGATGGAAGGATGAAACTTAATTTTACCAAATTTCATTGATTATGCACAATGAAATCTGATACTTTAGGCTTCTTAGGTCTGCTTATTCTTAGGTCTCTCTCTAATTACTGtaagttatttatttataatattatatggtaGGGGTCAAAGCCAAATCCCCTCCACCTTAAGCTCACAACCTAATGGTGATGACTTATAAAAAAGAAACTGATGGTGTAAATATTTGTTGCAcaagcatatatatatcgtTGATCGGCCCTTCAATCTAAAAGATcacatatatgtaaatgaattaACATATATTATGTTATCTCTGTAACATGGTACGTAACTACTTATTACAAATTGAACCAAGATCACACCGTAAAATTTTATGCATTACTCATTTTTATAAAACAAACACCTAGGTCCTCTCGAGCTAGATGGGAAATTTTATCATTAGCAAATTAAATAGCAACTAAATTACAATGAAAAGTGGCAGATCACAAAATCGAGCATACCATATAATTAAACATAGGTGATGGGGAAACACACTACTCATTTATTAACGGATATAATAAAACTTACGTTATGACTAGATTTAGCTAGTCTAAAGATAATTTTTAGGGAGAAGGCAAAGATGATTTTTCTTATGCATAGTGATTCCATGCCTAACATCTGTGTCAATGTCCTCTTTTTTCAACCCACAAGGTAACTCCCAATCAAACGCATAAAGAATATTTGATAATGCAAGTTCTATGACTGCAAGCCCAAGTGTAATCCCTGGGCACCCTCTTCTTCCTACTCCAAATGGAATTAGCTCATAGTCTTCTCTCTTGAATTCGATATCGCTATTCAAGAATCTCTCAGGTATAAATTCATTTGGATTTTCCCATATTTTAGGATCCCTTGCAATTGCCCATGCGTTAACATGAACTATAGTTCCCGGCTGAATTTCATAACCTTCTAATGTGGACTTTTTTATTGATTCTCTTGGTATTAGGAGTGGATCTGGTGGATATAATCTAAATGTCTCTTTTATCAACGCTTTGAGATAAGacatattttggatatcatctTCATGCACAATGCCTTTGTTTCCAATTGATTTTCTGATTTCTACTTGGACTTTCTTCAAGGCTCTTGGATTCTTCATCAAGGCTGTCATTGCCCATACTACTACAGCTGCACTAGTGTCTGATCCAGCAACTAACACATTCTACACAAAAATTGACAGGGAAGAAGACAAAATTTTCAATATAATGCATGAGAAATTCTTAAGGCAAAATAGGACTCATTCGTGCTACATATTAGAGGTGGCAAAATCAATCCATCTTTAAGTAATCCGCCCGACTAAATTTAAACGGGTTGTACGTTTGTTGACTTGACTTAACCGGATCAATTCGAAATGACATGTTAAAATATTGGGTTAAAATGGCCAAATAGTGTAACTAGATGGGTCAATATTACAGTCCAAACTCAAACATAAATAGTACATAATTAAATCTAAAGATTGGGatttatgaaaatttgagtGAATTTAGGCTAACAATGTAAGAAGAATAAATTAGCTTTCAGTTTTTCCAAAAAGCAAAATACAAAAGGATATGAGGTTGAGTCATGTTGGGCGTATTGTTTTATGATCCGTCATTTGACCTATCTTAACCCGACCCATTTTGACTCAAGCAAATTTTGAACGGATTGGATCATAACTCATGTTGACCCACTCATGTTTGATCCAACCTGCGCATTTACCACCTCTCCGTGTGTACAAATGtaaatatgtgtatatgcatataattATATGTGTGTGCGAGCGCGTGTAGTAGTAGGTAGATCCAAGACATGGGAAATTACCATGAGAAGTCCTTTTATATCCTCCAAAGTGAGATCAATTGGCGTTGATTGCTCTTTCTTCAGTTGGAGCAAAAGATCAAGAATGTCCCCTTCCATGGATTTTGGCCTATTAGGACTGAGATGCTGCTCAATGAGTTCTTCATAAAACTCATCCAAATCCTTGAAATTCCTCTCAAGTCTATCTGTCAGTCCAGTAAGTTTATCAATCCAActtaaagaaggaaaaaaatcagACACAAAAAACCTAACCATCATTGCTTGAGCTTCAGCCAAAAGATAATCAAATCTCTTCCTTTCATGTGCTTCTTCATCAAACCTAACACCAAAAGCAACTCTACAAATAATTGTACTAGTTAGTGAAATCATTAAATTGCTCAAATTGGTGATTTGTGAGGTATTCGCTTGTTGAGATATTTTCTTGATCATTCTCGAGACTTCATCTTCACGAATTGGACTAAATAGTTGTACTTTCTTGAGACTAAATAGATGAAGAACAcaaatttttctcatttctctcCAATAGTCATTATAAGGTGCAAAGGCAATATCACGACCATTGTAAGACAATTTTTGCTGCCCAAGAAGAGAAGGTCTACTACAAAATACTAAATCTTGTGTCTTCAATACTTCTTTTGCTAATTCTGGTGAAGAAACTACAACCATTTGAGCAGAAGCAAGTTTCAATGAAAAGATTTTCCCATATATTTTGGAAAGTTTCCAAAAATAGAGATGAGGGGTTAAACTATCATATTGATGCAAATTTCCAATTAATGGCAGACCCATAGGACCTGGTGGCAGATTGTTTTTGCCACTCTTTTTGATTttaggaagaagaaaaataagaaaaataggaAGGCCTACAAAGAGTAGAAAGAGCATCATTTTGTTGTCCAGCTTCACAAAATAATAGTCACTTGAAatgtcttttatatatataatgaatctTGGGTTAaagtttttcctcttttttttttttttttttttccgagtAAAGAGCTTATAACTTTTGTACACCGAGAacataaaataattttgcataaagtttaaattttatatacccttagtgaaaatagatttttacactatcaagtTATTCAAATGATATAGTAAGCCTTCTTAAAATGTAAAAATTGAAATGTAATAAGTAAAATATGCCACCtaccacaacatataaaaataatctGATATTGTAAAAACTATTTACACCAATAATGTATATTACTTAAAACTCTTATCCATAACAAGTAGAACTAATTACCAGAAAATAAGACAGacaacttgttgcaacatgttAAATCAAACTAATAGTACaaaaatttactatgttatCAATGTATATTAGTCGATTCCTTAATTAAACGAGGACAAAAAAAAAGGTCTTTGGATGATAGATCCCTCTCATGTGTGTAATTTACTACTATATTAACATATTATTGGTGGGTGATGAATATTGATGTGTAGCAATTAGATAGAAatgttactccctctgtcccaaaaagattgtcctcttttttttttag
This portion of the Lycium ferocissimum isolate CSIRO_LF1 chromosome 1, AGI_CSIRO_Lferr_CH_V1, whole genome shotgun sequence genome encodes:
- the LOC132052117 gene encoding 6,7,8-trihydroxycoumarin synthase-like, which gives rise to MMLFLLFVGLPIFLIFLLPKIKKSGKNNLPPGPMGLPLIGNLHQYDSLTPHLYFWKLSKIYGKIFSLKLASAQMVVVSSPELAKEVLKTQDLVFCSRPSLLGQQKLSYNGRDIAFAPYNDYWREMRKICVLHLFSLKKVQLFSPIREDEVSRMIKKISQQANTSQITNLSNLMISLTSTIICRVAFGVRFDEEAHERKRFDYLLAEAQAMMVRFFVSDFFPSLSWIDKLTGLTDRLERNFKDLDEFYEELIEQHLSPNRPKSMEGDILDLLLQLKKEQSTPIDLTLEDIKGLLMNVLVAGSDTSAAVVVWAMTALMKNPRALKKVQVEIRKSIGNKGIVHEDDIQNMSYLKALIKETFRLYPPDPLLIPRESIKKSTLEGYEIQPGTIVHVNAWAIARDPKIWENPNEFIPERFLNSDIEFKREDYELIPFGVGRRGCPGITLGLAVIELALSNILYAFDWELPCGLKKEDIDTDVRHGITMHKKNHLCLLPKNYL